GCCGCCTGGTGTCGCGTCCGACGCGCCAGGTGTCGCGCCTGACGTGTCTGGTGTGGCGCCCGAGCCGCCTGGTGTCGCGCCCGACGCGCCAGGTGTCGCGCCTGACGCGCCTGGCGTGGCGACCGAACCACCTGGTGTCGCGCCCGCCCGGCCAGCTGTCTTAAGCGGTGCGTCTGCGTCCGGCGAAGTTCCTCGCGCCGCAGCGGCGTTCGATGACGAGCCCACCGTTGATCGATCGGCTTTCCGTGAGGATGCCTCGGCGTGCACGCCGGTGGACGAGTACGTGGCGGAAGACGGTGCGACTGTATCGGATTCGCCGGTCGGCTCCGGCGTCGCGCCGAAACCCGAAGCGGCCGTGGCCTCGAGCTCGTCTGTGGAAATGGTGGGCCGCGCCCCGGCTGAGCCCCTCGCGCTGGGGCTCCCCGCCTTCTTCGTCGACGAGGCCGACTGTCGCTTCGCTGCAGCTGTCCCTTTCGACCCGGCCCCAGCTGCCTCCGTGCTGGAGTCCGAGGCGGCGGCGAAGCCTGCGGCGGCCGTCGGGTCGAGTGGGATGTCCGCCGAATTGTCTTCTGCCGCAGCAGGTTGCTTCGAAGACCCGCGCTGAACTGCGGCGGCGCGAGGGTCCTTCCCGGCAGCGTCTGTTGCCGAAGCCGCGGTGATACCCGCAGCCGCGGTCGGCTCCGGCTCGACCATCGGGGTGCGGCGGCCCGCACCTTTCGATGCGGAACTTGCCGACGAACGTCCTGCGGCTACCGCGTCAGAGCGTTGGGCCGACGAGCCGGACGCACCGTTAGAGGCCGCGGTCGCGGTGTCCAGTTGTTGCGTGTTGGAGACGCCAGGGGCGGCACCCTGTTCTCGTGCGCTGTTCGACGAGACGGCGCGAGATCGGTTCGCGTTGGCGCGAGTGTCGGAGGCACCCGACGTGGTTGTGGGGCCGCGTTCGTTGGTCGGAGTGGCGGCGCGCGGATCGTTTGTGTTGGCGTGGGGAACCGCTGAGGCGGTGGCTTGGGGTGCGGGGCGGGTGCGCGCGCGGTGGGCGGTGAGGTCTACGGCGGGGGGTGGGGTTTCGGCGGGGCGGCGCGGGGTTTTGGTGGCGCGACGGAGTGCGGCATTCAGGACGAAACCACCGCCGGGGGCGATGCCGGCGCGGAGGTCGGTGCGGGGCAACGCTTTCAGGGCGGCGGTGCCGGCCGCGCCGATGGTGATGCGGCGGAACGGTTCGCGGACGATCTCGTCGACCCAGGTGAAGGCGCGGGTGCCGTCGAGGCGCCGGGTGCCTTCGGCGCCGTTGATCTCGGCGAACACCGGTCCACGCAGCAGGATGAGGGTGCCGTCGTCGGCGGGCGCGACCACGCCGAAGTGTTGCGGTTCGGCGGTGCCCGCGAAAACCACGGCCGCGAGACGCTGGGCCAGGGCCGCGCCGGGATGGTCGAACTCCGCGACCGCCTCGATCGTGCCGAGAATTCGCTCGGTGGAAGCGGTTTCACCCGACAGGTAGACGACAATGCCACCGAAGCGCGCGACCAGGCCGTTGCCCGGCGCGATACCAACGGTGGACGGTTTGCTGCGCACCCGCGCCCTCCTTCCCGGCGCACTACCGACATTCGAAGCCAGCATAGAGCGTGAACCTGAGGCAAACCGGTGCCTTGAACTGTGCGGGATCACCACCCTCCCGCCGTCTCACCCCACCCCGGATTAATCTTCTGCGGCCGAATTCGACACCCCCGGTACACATCTGACCCCCGCCCGCGCAACCGCCCGACCAGCGACAACTTGATCATCCACGCTATTCACCCGCCCACTCCACTGTGGCCACCATCTCCTCCGCAACCACCCCGCCCACTTCCCGAACACGCCAACTGCCGCACATGGGCGACCTGCGCGACACCGATCAAATGCACCCGAGCGTGCACAGCGCTTCTCGGTCACGGCGACGAGGCGCTCGATGACTTCGCCTACCGTGACCGGGCCTCGCGGGGTCGCCCACGAGACTGCCCAGCTTCCCCGGCTCGCCACGATGATCACGAAGACCGCGCGGCGACCGGATCGGTCCTGGCGGAATGTGGCGGTGGCGGATGTTGCCGAAGGGGGCGGACCTGAAGACCGGCGTCGTTCAGCTCCGGAATTCGTCGGCGTGCTCCTGCAACCACGTGGTGAAGGTGCGGGCTGGTTGGCCGGTGAGGGTGGTGACAGTGTCGGTGAGCGGGGTCGGGACGCCGTCGTGGCGACGCCAGTGCTCGAGCAGGCCGTCTGCGACGAAACCGGGCATATGAGGTGCCATCTGTTCCTTCCATTCCGCGGGGCTGACTTCGGCGATCGGGACGGGACGGCCGATGACCGAGGCGACGCGGTCGAGTTGCTCGCGGAAGGTCAGCGCTTCGGGGCCGGTCAGACTGTGTTGGCCGCCACGGTGTTTCGGCGCGGTGAGTACGGCGTGGGCGCAGGCGGCGATATCGCGTTCGTGGATCGGCTCGGTGTAGGCGTTCGGGTAGGGGAGGCTGACGGGCTGTCCGGCCTTGATCGGTCCGGCCCAGAACCGTGCGTTGCCCGCGAAGGTGCCGGGGCGCAGCACGGTGACGGTCATCGGTGCGTCGGCGAGTCCGATCTCGGTGTCCAGGTGTGCTTTTCCGATCGGGTTGTTCGCCGCGTCGGGGCTGAGCACCGAGGCCGACGAGAGCAGCACGATGTGCTCTACGCCGGCTTCGGTTGCGGCGGAGACGAATTCGGTGACCGCCGCGGACTCGGCGTAGAGGAACACCGCGTCGACGCCGGACAGTGCGGCGGGAAATGTCTGCGGGTCGGTCAGGTCGCAGGCGATGCCGGGGACATCGGCGGGCAACTCCAATTCTTCGGGTCGCCGTGAGCCGACTCGGACGGCATGGCCGTCGGCGCGCAGCAGATCCAGCAGATGGGTGCCGACCGCGCCGCGGCCGCCGGTGATGAGAAACATGGGAAGTCCTTGGTGAGTAGCGCAGTGACCGCGCTCGCCGATCGGGGCAACGATGGATCCGGGCGAGACGGCTGACGAACGTTGTTCGTTCGAGCGAAACGGTACGAGACGAACGTCGTTCGTGTCAAACGCTGTTCGTTATGCCGTATGCTCGCCTCATGAACGAAGCGCCTGTGAGCCGTCGAGCGCGCCCGGCCAAGGCGCCGCTGAGCCGTGAGGTGATCATCGAGACCGGGCTGCGCATCCTGGACCAGGACGGCCTCGCCGCCTTGACCATGCGCCGGGTGGCCCAGGATCTCGACACCGGCGCGGCTTCGCTGTACGTCTACATCGCCAATCGCGACGACCTGATGGCCGCGATGCTCGATCACGTGCTCGGCATGATCGAGCAACCGGCCGGCGGCACCTGGCGCGAACGACTCGTCGCGCTGGTGCACTCGGCGATCGCGGTGATGAGCAGGCACGAGGGAGTCGCGCTGGTCGCGCTCGGCGCCATCCCCACCGGCGAGAACGCGCTGGCGCTGGTCGATCGCATGCTCGCGCTGCTCGCCGAGGGCGGCGTGGCCGAGCAGACCAACTCCTGGGCGGTGGACCTGCTGTTCCTCTACATCACCGCGGCCGCCGCCGAGCAGAGCGCCTACAACACCAAAGGCATGCGCGCCGAACAGCACATCGCGGAGGTCACCGCGCGCTATGCCGCGCTCCCCGCGGACCGCTATCCGATGGTCGTGTCGATGCGCGAATCCTTGACCTCCGGCGACGGCGACGCCCGCGCCCAGTGGGCACTTCGGGTGCTCATCGACGGCATTCTCGGCACGCCGGTCACCTGGACCCGATAATGGGTGCGTGTCTGTGATCCGTCCGGCGACCGAGGATGACCTGCCTGCCCTTCAGCAAATCGAGATCGCGGCGGGAAAACCGTTCGCCGAAATCGGGATGACCGCTGTCGCGGAAGACGACCCGCCCGCACTGGAGATACTGCGCGAGGCCCAGCAGGCCGGGCGCGTCTGGGTGTGGACCGACGACGCCGACCCGCCGATCGGCTACCTGATGGCCGAGCTGGTGGACGGCGACGTGCACATCGACCAGGTCTCGGTACACCCCGACCATCGCGGCAGGCGGATCGGCAAACAGTTGATCGACCACGCCGTCCGCTGGGCGAAAGCCCGAGGGACGCAGGCGATGACGCTCACCACGTTCACCGAGGTGGCCTGGAACGGGCCGTACTACGAGCGGATCGGGTTCCGCTACCTCCCCGACGAGGAGCAGACGCCCGGCCTGCACGCGATCCGCGACGCGGAAGCCGCGCACGGCCTGGACGACTGGCCCCGGGCCTGCATGCGCGCGGACCTCGACGCCTGGTCGTTCGACGAAACCGCCTCGGGCAGTTGAGCTGTCGCTGACCTGCGGTGTTCGTGGGCGGGTCGGGCCGGGGGCGGGTGGACGCGCCCGGCCCGCATGGCCGACCATGGGGTCATGTCGCTCAGCATGCAAGAGGCCGATTTGTTCGAGGGTTACCGGGGCCGCCTGGAGGCGATCGCCTACCGGCTCCTCGGGTCGGCCGGTGATGCCGAGGACGCGGTGCAGGATGTGTACCTGCGCTGGCACGCGGCGGACCGGACACTGATCGAGACGCCCGTGGCCTGGCTGACGAAGGTGCTCACCAACATCTGCCTGAACCAGCTGACCTCGGCCCGGGCGCGCCGGGAAACCTATGTGGGACAGTGGCTTCCGGAACCCGTGCTGGCCGGCGACCGGATCCTGGGTCCGGCCGACACCGCCGAGCAGCGCGAGTCCGTCTCGATCGCGATGCTCACCCTGATGGAGCGGCTCTCGCCCAACGAGCGGGTCGTGTACGTGCTGCGCGAGGCCTTCGGGTACTCCCATCGCGAGATCGCCGAGCTGCTCGACCGCACCGAAGCGAACTGTCAGCAGATCTATCGACGCGCCAAACAGCACCTCAGCGACGAGCGGGCCCGCGCCGAGATCGATGCGGTCGCGGCACGCAAGGTCGTCGAGGAATTCCTCGCCGCCGCGCTCAGCGGCGATACCGACGCGCTGATCCGGCTGCTCACCGCCGACGCGGTCAGCGTGGCCGACGGCGGCGGCCGGGTGCGGGCCAGGAAGACTCCGGTGCTGGGCGCGCTCCAGATCGCGCGTTACCTGCGTGGACTGTTCCGGCGGAGCGAGAGCAAACGCGCGATGATCGGCGGCACCCCGGCCTTCTACGCCGTCGTCGCCAACGGCGCGCCCGCGCTGCTCGTGGAGGTCGACGAACAGGTGATCGGTGTTTTCTGCCTCGACGCGACCCCCGACGGCGTCGCGCGAATCCATATCCAGGTCAACCCCGAGAAGCTGACCCACCTGGCGCGGGTATGGGCGGACAGCGAACAGCCGCAGCCGCTCGACTGGACATGGTGACCTAGCTCTCGTTCGCTACCTGTCAGGGATTGTGCGGCTGTCCGGTTCAGGAGGTGAGCACAACCCAGATAGGAGCGAGCCATGAAGCATCGCATTGTCGTCCTCGGAGCCGGATACGCCGGAGCCAACACCGCCGGCCGCCTCGCCAAGCGGCTGCACGGTGACGACGTCGAGATCACCCTGGTCAACGCCGACACCGAATTCGTCGAGCGGATCCGCTTGCACCAGCTCGCGAGCGGACAGGACCTGCCGTCGCGTCCGTTGCGCGCGGTCTTCGCGGGCACCGGGGTGCAGGTTCGTACCGCCTGGGTGACCGCGGTGGACGTCGATCGCAAGACCGTCGACCTGGTCGGCGAGCACGGCGACGACACCCTCGGCTACGACACCCTCGTGTACGCGCTCGGGAGCACCACCACCGATCACGGCGTACCCGGAGTCGCCGACCATGCTTACGACATCGCGGGGAAGCAAGCCGCGTCGCGGCTGCGGACTCGATTGGCCGAGCTGGCGCCCGGTGCGTCGGTGTTGATCGTCGGCGGTGGCCTGACCGGTATCGAAGCGGCCACCGAGATCGCCGAGGCGTATCCCGAACTGGCCGTGGCGATCGCCGCCCGCGGCGGTGTCGGCGACTGGCTCAGCGCGAAGGCGCAGCGGCACCTGGACCGCGTGTTCGATCGGCTCGGCATCACCGTGCACGAAAACGCCGACGTCGCACGCGTCGAAGCGAACGCCGTAATCACCGCCGCCGGGGAACTTCCGGCCGAAGTGACCGTGTGGACCGCCGGATTCACCGTGCACCCGATCGCGGCCGCCACCACCCTGGAGGTGTCCGAGACCGGGCGGATCGTCGTCGATGCCGGGATGCGCTCGGTCTCGCACCCCGACGTGTACGCGGTCGGTGACGCCGCGATCGCCGCCGGAGTGGGCGGCAAACCGCTGCGGATGGCTTGCGCCACAGCGACTCCCATGGCGTGGCTGGCCGCCGACGTTCTCGCCGCGCGGCTGACCGGACGTAAAGTGCCGGAGACCACGATCGGTTACGCGTTGCAATGCGTCAGCCTCGGCCGCCGCGACGCGATCGTCCAGCGGGTGACACCCGCCGACGAGGTCACCTCCACCGTCCTCACCGGTCGGATCGGTGCCCGCATCAAGGAACTGATCTGCGCGAGCACCGCCTGGAGCATCTCGCACCCGACGATGATGATGCCCACCCGTCGCCGGCACATCGTCGCCGGTGGGGTGGAGACCCCCGTTCGCGCTGTGTGACCGAAATTGGTTGGGCGGAGCGGATATTCAGACGCTGCAGCTGACGAGGTCACGTTGTCGGCTGCAGCGACTGGCCGGTGACTGCGCCCGGCGTGCGGCCGGTGACTGCGCCCGGCGTCTGGCCGGTGACTGCGCCCGGTGTGCGGCCAGTGACCGCGCCTGGCGTCCGCGCCCGGAGCCCTTGTCTCGTAGCAGCGTCCGTCCGCGACGGCCGTGGGCGATCCGCTCCCGAGCGGCACAGGAGTGGTTCCCGCACGGGTTCTGTGTTCGCGCACGCGCTGTGGCCTGCCATAGCGCGTGCGACACCGCAGAAGGGGTGCGACACCGCAGAAGGGGTGCGACCCGGGTGGGTGCGGGATCCGAGGCCGCGTGCAGCACGGTCGCCTGTGGCCTTTCAGGTGGCGGGGGCCAGGGCTGCGGCGGCGGCAGGGGTGGCGGCTGTGCGGTCGGCGGGCACGAGGCCGATGCGGGTGCGACGGTCGAGTAGATCGTCGGGGGTGAGGGCGCCCTCGTGGGTGACCGCGAAAGCGAATTCGGCTGCGGTGACGTCGATTCCCGGCGCGATGGGGTCGGCGAGAGCCGGGTTGGACTGTGCGGCAGCGAGAATGGTCGCGGCCTCGCTGCCGTAGCGATCGATCAGGGTGGGTGGTGCGTCGATACGATCGCGTTCCGCGCCGGATACCGCGCCCACCAACGGAAGTCGACGGGTGCGGCAGGGTCCGGCGGACAGTGCGGCGCGGGAAACCGCGGCGTCGACGGCGTCCTCGGCCATGCGGCGGTAGGTGGTCAACTTGCCGCCGACGATGGTGACGACACCGGTCGGCGAGGTCAATACCGCGTGCTTGCGGGAGATGTCGGCGGTGCTGTCGTCGGCGGTTTTCAGCAGCGGGCGCAGGCCCGCGTAGCTGCCTCGGATATCGGCCCGCTTCAACGGTTCCCGCAGCGCGGTGTTGATCGTGTCGAGCAGGAAGCCGATCTCGGCCTCGGTGGGTTTCGGTTCGTCGGGCACCGGGCCGGGCGCGTCCTCATCGGTCAGGCCGAGGTACACCCGGCCGTGCGCGGCGGGGAAGGCGAAGACGAATCGGCTGGTACTGCCGGGCACCGGCACGGTCAGCGATGCGGTGAGGCCCCCGAACGCGGCGGCGTCGAACACCAGGTGTGTGCCGCGGCTCGGGCGCAGCTCGATACTGGGGTCGACCTCGTCGGCCCAGACGCCGGTCGCGTTCACCACCGCGCGGGCCCGCACGGTCATGCTCTCGCCGCTGAGCGTGTCCCGTAACGTGGCCGAATCTCCGGTCACATCAAGAGCTTCCACACGCGTCAGCACGCTCGCACCCTCCGCGGCCGCGGTGCGCGCCAGCGCGACCACCAGGCGGGCATCGTCGACGAGCTGTCCGTCCCAGGCTTGCAGCCCGCCGCGCAAGCCCGCGCGGCGAACCGTCGGCGCGAGACGTAGCGCCTCGGCCGCGGCGACTCGGCGGGACCGGGGCAGGATCGATGCGGGGGTGCCCGCCCCGCGACGCAACAGATCGCCCGCCGCGAAACCCGCTCGGACGAGCGCGCTCTGCGCCGCGCCGATACCGGGCAGCAGCGGGACGAGCTGGGGGAGCGGTCGCACGAGATGCGGTGCGGTGGTGCGGATCAGGATGCCGCGCTCGACGGCGCTCTCGTGCGCGATGCCGACCTGACCGCTGGCGAGGTAACGCAACCCGCCGTGCACGAGCTTGGAACTCCAGCGGCTGGTGCCGAACGCGAGATCGTGTCGCTCGACCAGCACGGTACGCAGCCCGCGCGCGGCCGCGTCCAGCGCCGCGCCCGCACCGGTGACCCCGCCGCCGATGATCAGCAGATCGATCTGTGCACCGTCGCCGAGCTGTCGCAGCTCGCGGGTGCGCCGGTCCGCGTTGAGGGCCGAATCTCCGGTAACCACCGAATTCCTGGTCATCGCACTACCTTTCCGATATCGATGGCATCGCCTGCGCGACGCCCGGCACTCGTCTGCGGCAACACCCGAACCGAGTAAGACGCCGCATGAATCGCGCCGAGGGACAACCCCGAACCGCGTGGGGGCCAACTCGAACCGCGTGGGGGCGTGACCCGAACCGCGTGGGGACAACTTGAACCGTGTGGGGGGAATCCGAACAGCGTGGGGCGTAACCCGAGCCGGGTGGGGCCACCACCTGAACTGCGCAGGGGGGCGACCTGAACTGCGTGGGGCAACCCGAACCGCGCGGGAGCCAACCTGAACCGCGCGGGGCGACCGGAGTCGCGCGGAGCGTAGCCCGAGCCACGTCCGGGGCAGCCCGAACCGCGTAGGGCGTGACCCGAACGGCGTGGGGGACAACCTGAACCGCGTGGGGCAGCCCGAACCGCGTAGGGCGTGACCCGAACCGCGTGGGGACAGCCCGAGCCGCGCCCAGGGCAACCCCAACCGCTTGGGGCATCGCCCGAACCGTGTTCACCGGGACGCGCCCGGAACGAGATAGCCGTCGATCGCGTGGCGCAGTTCGGCGTCGAGTTCCGTGCCGCGCAGCACCGGCGCGACCGTGCCGGCGGATTGCACGGCGGACTGTGCGATCAGCAACAGCATGGTGGCCAGATGTTCCGGATCGCCCGCGCGAATCGAGCCGTCCTGCTGGCCTTCTCGGATCCCGGCCGCGAACAGCTCGATCAGCGCGCGCTGGTTGCGGCCCAGCCGGCCGAACACGTAGGTGAGCATCAGGTCGGTGTCGGTGCGGAAGATCTTGCCGAACAACGAGTTCGAGCGCACGGTCGCGGCGCCGGCGACGATGCCCTCGACCAAGCGGGCCCGCCCGGTGCCCGCGCGCGGCATGGAGTCGGTGACGATCGCGCGCAGCTCACGCACCAGCAGCTCGGCTACCAGCGCGCCGGTGTCCGGCCACCGGCGGTAGACGGTCGGCCGGCTGACTCCGGCCCGCCGCGCCACCTCGGTGAGGGTGGTGCGCCGCACGCCGAATTCCTCGACGCAACGGCGCGCGGCCTCGAAGATCGCGAGGTCGATCGCGGAAGGTGCGGTGTCGGCGGACTCGTCCGGAGCGGTCAAGGTGTCACCTCGGGTCGGCAGCTCATCGTTACTACTTGACATTCTATGTCAAACTGTAACGCATGGTCGAGACGCAGAAGCACACCGGCGAGGAACCGACTCCCGCGCAGAACTCGGGCGTAACCGAGGCCGCGGCGGGTATGGTCTGGGATGCCTGGGGCATTCCCGCCGGACACAAGCCGCTGTCGGCACAGATCCGGAACCTCTTGACGCAGGTGTTCGGAGTGTCCGGCGACCCGGTGGCGCGCCGCGATGAGGGCGATGTGCTGCTCCGCGAGTCGGCGCTCACGCCGGACCAGCGAGACGGGTTGGCCGGGGTGGTCGGCGCGGACAACGTGTCGGCCGACCACCGCGACCGGTTGCGGCACGCGGGCGGCAAGAGCACCTTCGACCTGCTGCGCCGTCGTGCCGAAGAGCCGCAGGACGCGCCCGACGCCATCGTCGCTCCCGCCGACCATGCGCAGGTCCTGGCCGTGCTGGCCTACTGCGCCGAGCAGGGGATCGCCGTGGTGCCGTTCGGCGGCGGAACGAGTGTGGTGGGCGGCGTCGACCCGGTCCGCGGTCGTTTCGACGCGGTGATCGCGATCGACCTGCGCAGGCTCGATACCGTCACCGACGTCGACCCGATCAGCGGCCTGGTGACCCTCGGCGCTGGGCTCACCGGTCCGCGCACGGAGCAATTACTTGCCGCGCAAGGGCTTTCGCTCGGCCACTTTCCGCAGAGCTTCGAGTTCGCCACCATCGGCGGTTTCGCGGCGACCCGGTCCTCCGGTCAGGCGTCCGCGGGGTACGGCCGCTTCGACGACATGGTGCAGCGACTGAAGATCGCGACCCCCAGCGGCACAGTGGAACTCGGCCGCGCGCCGGCGTCCGCGGCGGGCCCGGATCTGCGTGAGCTGTTCGTCGGTTCCGAAGGCGCACTCGGCGTGATCACCGAGGTGACGGTGCGGGTGCATCCGGTGCCGGAAACCGTTGCCTACCAAGCCTGGTCTTTCCCCGACTTCGAAACCGGCACCGCCGCACTGCGTTCGGTGGTGCAGGCAGGGGCGGCGCCGACCGTGCTGCGCCTGTCCGACGAGGCCGAAACCGGCATCAACCTCGCGCGCGCGGGCGATATCGGCGGCAATGCCGTCACCGGCTGCCTGGCCATCACCACGTTCGAAGGCAGCGCGGCGCATGTCGCGGCGCGCAGTGCCGAGGCGGGGGCGTTGCTGGCCGCGGCGGGCGGCACCGATCTCGGCGAAACTCCGGCCCGGGAATGGGAACACGGCCGCTTCGGCGCGCCGTATATGCGTGACGCGCTGCTCGATGTCGGCGTGCTGTGCGAAACCCTGGAGACCGCGACGATCTGGTCGAATGTGCCGGTGCTCAAGGCGAAGGTCACCGCGGCGCTCACCGACTCGCTCGCCGGTCAGGGCACCCCGCCGCTGGTCATGTGCCACATCTCGCACACCTACCCCACGGGTGCCTCGCTGTACTTCACCATCGTCGCCAAGCAGCTCGACGATCCGATCGCCCAGTGGCACCTCGCGAAACAGGCGGTCGGCGACGCGATCGTGGCCGCGGGCGGCACCATCACCCATCACCATGCGGTCGGCACCGATCATCGGCCTTGGCTGCCCGCCGAGATCGGCGAGCTCGGGGTGCGCGTGCTGCGCGCGGTGAAAGCCGAACTGGACCCCGCGGGCATCCTCAATCCTGGAAAGCTGGTTCCGTGACACAGGATTCATCCCGCAGCGGGCTTTCGGTCACCGTGGTGACCAATCCGCGATCCGGGCACGGCAAGGGCCACGACGTCGCGGATGCGGCTTTGGCACGGCTGCGTGCGCGTGGCGTCGAGATCACCGAGGTGCGGGCGCCCTCCGCCGCCGAATCGGTACGGCAGGTTCGGGATTCGATCGAACGGGACCGCCCGGACGCGGTGGTCTGCATCGGCGGCGACGGTCTGGTCAACGTGATCCTCGCGGCCGTCGCCGAATCGGGTGTGCCGCTCGGCATGATCCCGGCGGGCACCGGCAACGATCTCGCCAGGGAGCTCGGCATCCCGACCGAGGATCCGGTGGCCGCGGCCGATGTCGTGCTCGATGGGCGCGAGCGCGCCATCGACCTCGGCAGGATCGACGCGCCGGTACCAGGTTCGGCGCCGACCTGGTTCGCCACCGTGTCCGGCACCGGGTTCGACGCCAGGGTCAGCCTGCGCGCGAACCGGATGAGCTGGCCGAAAGGGCGCATGCGCTACACCGCGGCGGCACTGGCCGAGATCTCGCGCCTGTTCCCGGTGCCCTACCGGGTGGCGTTGACCGGCGCGGTCACCGACGGACTGACCAACCCCGGCGGCGGCTCGAACCTGGAGA
This genomic stretch from Nocardia brasiliensis ATCC 700358 harbors:
- a CDS encoding glycerol-3-phosphate dehydrogenase/oxidase; the protein is MTRNSVVTGDSALNADRRTRELRQLGDGAQIDLLIIGGGVTGAGAALDAAARGLRTVLVERHDLAFGTSRWSSKLVHGGLRYLASGQVGIAHESAVERGILIRTTAPHLVRPLPQLVPLLPGIGAAQSALVRAGFAAGDLLRRGAGTPASILPRSRRVAAAEALRLAPTVRRAGLRGGLQAWDGQLVDDARLVVALARTAAAEGASVLTRVEALDVTGDSATLRDTLSGESMTVRARAVVNATGVWADEVDPSIELRPSRGTHLVFDAAAFGGLTASLTVPVPGSTSRFVFAFPAAHGRVYLGLTDEDAPGPVPDEPKPTEAEIGFLLDTINTALREPLKRADIRGSYAGLRPLLKTADDSTADISRKHAVLTSPTGVVTIVGGKLTTYRRMAEDAVDAAVSRAALSAGPCRTRRLPLVGAVSGAERDRIDAPPTLIDRYGSEAATILAAAQSNPALADPIAPGIDVTAAEFAFAVTHEGALTPDDLLDRRTRIGLVPADRTAATPAAAAALAPAT
- a CDS encoding TetR/AcrR family transcriptional regulator encodes the protein MNEAPVSRRARPAKAPLSREVIIETGLRILDQDGLAALTMRRVAQDLDTGAASLYVYIANRDDLMAAMLDHVLGMIEQPAGGTWRERLVALVHSAIAVMSRHEGVALVALGAIPTGENALALVDRMLALLAEGGVAEQTNSWAVDLLFLYITAAAAEQSAYNTKGMRAEQHIAEVTARYAALPADRYPMVVSMRESLTSGDGDARAQWALRVLIDGILGTPVTWTR
- a CDS encoding FAD-binding oxidoreductase, yielding MVWDAWGIPAGHKPLSAQIRNLLTQVFGVSGDPVARRDEGDVLLRESALTPDQRDGLAGVVGADNVSADHRDRLRHAGGKSTFDLLRRRAEEPQDAPDAIVAPADHAQVLAVLAYCAEQGIAVVPFGGGTSVVGGVDPVRGRFDAVIAIDLRRLDTVTDVDPISGLVTLGAGLTGPRTEQLLAAQGLSLGHFPQSFEFATIGGFAATRSSGQASAGYGRFDDMVQRLKIATPSGTVELGRAPASAAGPDLRELFVGSEGALGVITEVTVRVHPVPETVAYQAWSFPDFETGTAALRSVVQAGAAPTVLRLSDEAETGINLARAGDIGGNAVTGCLAITTFEGSAAHVAARSAEAGALLAAAGGTDLGETPAREWEHGRFGAPYMRDALLDVGVLCETLETATIWSNVPVLKAKVTAALTDSLAGQGTPPLVMCHISHTYPTGASLYFTIVAKQLDDPIAQWHLAKQAVGDAIVAAGGTITHHHAVGTDHRPWLPAEIGELGVRVLRAVKAELDPAGILNPGKLVP
- a CDS encoding diacylglycerol kinase gives rise to the protein MTQDSSRSGLSVTVVTNPRSGHGKGHDVADAALARLRARGVEITEVRAPSAAESVRQVRDSIERDRPDAVVCIGGDGLVNVILAAVAESGVPLGMIPAGTGNDLARELGIPTEDPVAAADVVLDGRERAIDLGRIDAPVPGSAPTWFATVSGTGFDARVSLRANRMSWPKGRMRYTAAALAEISRLFPVPYRVALTGAVTDGLTNPGGGSNLEIDAVMVAIGNTRTYGGGMLICPDAEMDDGLLDLTVVGALSRREMLRLLPALSAGKRQIHPKVTQYRAAEITLTAPDTPATADGEPAGALPITVRAVRGALTVLVP
- a CDS encoding RNA polymerase sigma-70 factor, whose product is MSLSMQEADLFEGYRGRLEAIAYRLLGSAGDAEDAVQDVYLRWHAADRTLIETPVAWLTKVLTNICLNQLTSARARRETYVGQWLPEPVLAGDRILGPADTAEQRESVSIAMLTLMERLSPNERVVYVLREAFGYSHREIAELLDRTEANCQQIYRRAKQHLSDERARAEIDAVAARKVVEEFLAAALSGDTDALIRLLTADAVSVADGGGRVRARKTPVLGALQIARYLRGLFRRSESKRAMIGGTPAFYAVVANGAPALLVEVDEQVIGVFCLDATPDGVARIHIQVNPEKLTHLARVWADSEQPQPLDWTW
- a CDS encoding SDR family oxidoreductase, which translates into the protein MFLITGGRGAVGTHLLDLLRADGHAVRVGSRRPEELELPADVPGIACDLTDPQTFPAALSGVDAVFLYAESAAVTEFVSAATEAGVEHIVLLSSASVLSPDAANNPIGKAHLDTEIGLADAPMTVTVLRPGTFAGNARFWAGPIKAGQPVSLPYPNAYTEPIHERDIAACAHAVLTAPKHRGGQHSLTGPEALTFREQLDRVASVIGRPVPIAEVSPAEWKEQMAPHMPGFVADGLLEHWRRHDGVPTPLTDTVTTLTGQPARTFTTWLQEHADEFRS
- a CDS encoding GNAT family N-acetyltransferase encodes the protein MSVIRPATEDDLPALQQIEIAAGKPFAEIGMTAVAEDDPPALEILREAQQAGRVWVWTDDADPPIGYLMAELVDGDVHIDQVSVHPDHRGRRIGKQLIDHAVRWAKARGTQAMTLTTFTEVAWNGPYYERIGFRYLPDEEQTPGLHAIRDAEAAHGLDDWPRACMRADLDAWSFDETASGS
- a CDS encoding NAD(P)/FAD-dependent oxidoreductase, which produces MKHRIVVLGAGYAGANTAGRLAKRLHGDDVEITLVNADTEFVERIRLHQLASGQDLPSRPLRAVFAGTGVQVRTAWVTAVDVDRKTVDLVGEHGDDTLGYDTLVYALGSTTTDHGVPGVADHAYDIAGKQAASRLRTRLAELAPGASVLIVGGGLTGIEAATEIAEAYPELAVAIAARGGVGDWLSAKAQRHLDRVFDRLGITVHENADVARVEANAVITAAGELPAEVTVWTAGFTVHPIAAATTLEVSETGRIVVDAGMRSVSHPDVYAVGDAAIAAGVGGKPLRMACATATPMAWLAADVLAARLTGRKVPETTIGYALQCVSLGRRDAIVQRVTPADEVTSTVLTGRIGARIKELICASTAWSISHPTMMMPTRRRHIVAGGVETPVRAV
- a CDS encoding TetR/AcrR family transcriptional regulator gives rise to the protein MSSSNDELPTRGDTLTAPDESADTAPSAIDLAIFEAARRCVEEFGVRRTTLTEVARRAGVSRPTVYRRWPDTGALVAELLVRELRAIVTDSMPRAGTGRARLVEGIVAGAATVRSNSLFGKIFRTDTDLMLTYVFGRLGRNQRALIELFAAGIREGQQDGSIRAGDPEHLATMLLLIAQSAVQSAGTVAPVLRGTELDAELRHAIDGYLVPGASR